One Pectobacterium colocasium DNA segment encodes these proteins:
- a CDS encoding metallophosphoesterase — protein MFHVITGLIALYVIWRLVWRLRVGVSAKRILAVLVLLASQHHLITRTFFGTMASPEVPAFVLMFLGWAFGALLISAFLLLAADLLGIVGRLLSRSVANVLLNNRALRGGIAVVAMGLAASGVWEAVRVPDVRTVDVELKQLPPELDGFRLVQLTDLHASRLLQRAWMEAVVAKTNALKPDLTVITGDLADGTVNARYEDMEPLRNLTAPHGVFAIVGNHEYYVEYTPWVQRLNALGLRLLLNEHVSIGRDNAAFVLAGITDRTAADFQQPLPDIGAALNGISPDSAVVLLSHRPTGAKENARAGADLQLSGHTHGGQVLGMHWVTQLANEGYVSGSYDVDGMHLYVSNGAGLWNGFPIRLGKRAEITQFILRSPSL, from the coding sequence GTGTTTCATGTCATTACCGGGCTTATCGCCCTCTATGTTATCTGGCGTCTGGTTTGGCGTTTGCGTGTCGGTGTGTCCGCCAAGCGTATACTGGCGGTGTTAGTGCTGTTGGCTTCGCAGCATCATCTGATTACGCGTACCTTTTTTGGCACGATGGCGTCGCCGGAAGTGCCCGCGTTTGTCCTGATGTTTCTGGGGTGGGCGTTTGGCGCGCTGCTGATATCCGCATTTCTGCTGTTGGCTGCTGATCTGCTTGGCATTGTGGGGCGTCTGTTATCCCGCTCGGTTGCGAATGTTCTGCTGAACAATAGGGCGCTGCGTGGCGGCATTGCCGTCGTGGCGATGGGGCTGGCGGCTAGTGGCGTTTGGGAAGCGGTGCGCGTTCCGGACGTTCGCACGGTAGACGTTGAACTGAAGCAGCTACCGCCCGAATTGGATGGTTTCCGGCTGGTACAGCTAACCGATTTACATGCCAGTCGTCTGTTACAGCGCGCCTGGATGGAGGCTGTGGTGGCAAAAACCAATGCGCTTAAGCCCGATCTGACGGTGATTACTGGCGATCTGGCTGATGGCACCGTGAATGCTCGATACGAGGATATGGAACCGCTACGTAACCTGACTGCGCCACACGGTGTGTTTGCCATCGTGGGCAACCATGAATATTACGTGGAATATACGCCATGGGTGCAGCGGTTGAATGCGCTGGGTTTACGTCTGTTGCTCAATGAACATGTGTCGATCGGTCGCGATAATGCCGCGTTTGTACTGGCTGGCATCACCGATCGTACCGCCGCTGATTTTCAACAGCCGCTGCCGGATATCGGCGCGGCGCTCAATGGAATCTCGCCAGATAGCGCCGTTGTTCTGCTCAGCCATCGGCCAACGGGAGCGAAAGAGAATGCGCGTGCTGGCGCGGATTTACAGCTTTCCGGCCATACGCACGGTGGTCAGGTGCTGGGCATGCACTGGGTGACACAGTTGGCGAATGAAGGCTATGTGTCTGGCAGCTATGACGTGGATGGCATGCATCTGTATGTCAGCAATGGTGCAGGCTTGTGGAACGGCTTTCCGATCCGCTTAGGGAAGCGCGCCGAAATTACCCAGTTCATACTCCGTTCGCCGTCGCTGTAG
- a CDS encoding DeoR/GlpR family DNA-binding transcription regulator, whose protein sequence is MFDYTDFPEQRQAKIRQILSEEGKVVCAQLSRELNVSEHTIRRDLKELALSGACKRVYGGAVIMPPEAIDFASRATIDAVQKDRIAQAVIPLIKSNSCVFFDTGTTNLAVAKQLPPGLKFTAVCNSPIIATELMQHQDVEVIFLGGRIQKEVGGAIGIDTLRQLEKMYFDQCLLGGCAFDVNEGLTVFEYDDAEFKKCLVTRSSEVIVALTANKMSALARYRVAGCDDITALVTDDQIAPACQSALSEKNLDLIIAR, encoded by the coding sequence ATGTTCGATTACACCGACTTTCCCGAACAACGGCAAGCCAAAATCCGGCAGATCCTCAGCGAGGAAGGCAAAGTCGTCTGTGCCCAGCTCTCACGCGAATTGAACGTCTCCGAGCACACCATACGGCGCGACCTGAAGGAGCTGGCACTATCCGGTGCCTGTAAGCGCGTCTACGGTGGCGCGGTCATTATGCCGCCAGAAGCCATCGATTTTGCCAGTCGAGCGACCATCGATGCGGTCCAGAAAGATCGCATCGCGCAGGCCGTTATCCCACTGATAAAATCGAATAGCTGCGTCTTCTTTGACACCGGCACCACCAATCTGGCCGTGGCGAAGCAGCTCCCGCCGGGCCTGAAGTTTACCGCCGTATGTAATTCGCCCATTATCGCGACCGAGCTGATGCAGCATCAGGATGTAGAAGTGATTTTTCTTGGCGGAAGGATCCAGAAAGAAGTTGGCGGCGCGATTGGTATTGATACGCTTCGGCAGCTAGAGAAAATGTATTTCGATCAATGCCTGCTGGGAGGTTGTGCCTTTGACGTCAATGAAGGCCTGACCGTTTTTGAATATGACGATGCAGAATTCAAAAAGTGTCTGGTCACCCGCAGCAGCGAAGTGATCGTTGCGCTGACCGCCAATAAGATGTCTGCTCTGGCACGCTATCGCGTCGCTGGGTGTGATGATATTACCGCGCTGGTGACCGATGATCAAATTGCCCCTGCCTGCCAAAGTGCATTAAGCGAAAAAAACCTGGATCTGATTATTGCCAGATAA